The window TTGCTTGTGTCGGTGtctggtaaaatatttttattcaaccCTCTGTGCTGCACAAAAGTACCCCAAAGTATGAAAGTTGGGGAAGAAGATGATGCTAGTGAGTTTAActgttttttcttcgttttccttcacacttattattgatatataaatggGGGTACATGATGTAAAGTTCTGTATTTATATTGAATTAACACTTATAGGTCTGAAAATTCTGTGATTACACAATTTTAAAAGATAACTTACGTtggaatttattatattataagttACTGGAGTGCTATCTGATTGTTCCGTCTGAGCTGCACATGGAGTAATGCAATGATATTACCATGTATTCATTCCGTGTTTAAATACACCAATAATAAACTACCTCCTATCCGGAATCACTGGGACCAGACGATAACTGAATTTTCAAGTTATCTGAGCACGACTTTTTAAATTACCATAATgctttaaaaattcattaaaacctGCTATATACGTCCATTTCATTAATTTTCTGAATATAGTAGAAATGTGAGAAAATGGAAGAACTTACAGTATaagttaaataattaataatttctgtTGACCTAATAAAATACAGCTACTCAAAgtgcagtaaaataaaatactttacaATACTTTGGGAAGCAACGAAACATTTTAAACACAACAGAAACCTTTTAATAACGATTAGTTAGTTAACACAAATTCGTACATATTGACTCTAATTAACAATGTTTATTTTACCCTTTTCTATGTACTGATTGCTTAAGAGTTCTGGTTATAGGAGTACTAGATAACAGGGTGTTGACTGTAGATTGTAGTGTTTGTCAAATAGATGATGTCATATGAAGAACGTCTTTAAATTGGCAGGAAAGAGCAGAGATCTTCCATGTACCTGGTGATTGTGAAGAAAATTGGAGGAGTGGAAACTATTATTGATGACTGATATATTTCCGTCAAGTTAATCTAAGTCGAAATTGAAGAGGAAGGCGAGAGTGAATAGGAATGCGCTGTCCCGCAAGAAATTTTCTTGAATGGCGGATAAAAGTAGCGAGTATTAAGTTAATTGCTCGGGGTTTTTCTGTACATGTTTCTGAGACCGGGGATGTGAACTTGGGGAGAAATTTTACAGTTGTAGTAAAAAAAGCCGTAATGTGTGGGGCTGTATTGATTGTTTTTCCAATCTTTTCAACCCTACTCACTCTTGGATTTTCTTTGAACATTTCAGTAGTATAGTATAAAATTAGATATTGGTGTAACTTCTATTAAAACGTTCCTTCAGGCTTGGTAATCATGATTGTACCTGTCTACAACACAGGATACGGGTGCCGTTGATTCTTTAGGAACTCATCTACTTttggcattttttaaaaatgctgCTTCATGTGTACATAGCCTTCACAGAAATATATAAGTCCTTGAATCTTGCTtctctatttatttatgaaaacaCGTGGCCTAGTAGTAAAATACTCCAAGAAAATCCGTGAATGATTGGATAAGTCTGGGTCCGCGCTATAGAAGTAAAATCAACAAAATCTACCAAGCATTCCTCGAGGAATTATGAGGAATTTCACTTTCAGTACAAAGACTTTCCACATACGCCATGTACATATTCATTCAGCCTACTAGACATAATAGCTGGATCTCCTCAAATAGTATTACGTTTTCGTAAAGAGTACATTGCATACAGTTGGCCCGGATCCACATTGCTCGAAAACTAAAACTGGTTGAATAATGAGGCTAGACCGTCGTTACTCTTAGGATATCTGCTTCATTAGCTTAACCAGGATTGACCTGGGACTAAATATCCAAGGTGGTCGGAATCACTGGTTATCGTGTGGTGGACGATCTTTAGAAAATAGCAagtaaactattttaaaattaaactctGCCGTCATACAAAGGAAGAGATcattgaaaaatgtattttttgataCATAAGAATTGACATTATCATAGTTTGCAACTACTTTGATCGGATTTTTTCACAATTAGTTTTGGCTGAGGCTGAAAGCGAACAACAGCAAAAACGACAAGATCATTCTGTAACATACGCCTTTTCTATATTAATTCAATAATCTTTTGCTTGCCTTTTAATATTTTTCCAGCGATTTTGCTATAAATATGAATGAACACTTCtttttattgattgttttattAACTTTCGTTTTATAGCATCAtcaatgatggagatgatggaaCAGTTTTTTAATGCGACACCTGACTTCAGAAGCTTGTTACAATCCCTGCACGGAATCGTGGATGGTTCTGAAGGACAAGTAAATTTTTGTCACTTTATTAGATATCTTAGATGTCATTTTGAGTCCAACCCTCGTGACATGGCTCGTTTCTATAATAcaaatttttcgtttttttacgATCCAAATGAAAACATGCATTCAtgatactacaacaacaacaacaacaacaactactactactactactactactactactactactactactactactactttttcttttctgctttcgaCTTTTGCGAAGTAATGCCACAAACACCATCTTAATAGATCAATATATGATAGACATATTAATTTGTGTTTCAATTGCCAACTTTTTCCTTATGCAAGTAAATATGAATTCTTATTCATTCACTGTGTAACTCTTTCACACTAACATAACAAGTACAGTGAAAGCTATGCTCTGAAGATAAGGTTAGATCAATACCTAAACATATTCGTAGTTATCTCTTGGAGCTGGCCTTAATtgccattttctttttacattacgTTACATCCTTTAGAGTCGGAGACAATTTtagtaaatcaagaatttatgttgtatggtatttgacagAGTAGTGTTTgcgattatctatctatctatctatctatctatctatctatctatctatctatctatctatctatctatctatctatctatctatctacctacctatctctctctctctctctctatgtatatatatatatatatatatatatatatatatgtgtatatatatatatgtatgtatgtatgtatgtatgtatgtttgtatgtatgtatgtatgtatgtatgtatgtatgtatgtgtgtatatgtaaccacatgtgaatcgttggcgattttcttcctccgtcttcccttcttttggaGTTTCCTCTCTTTCTgcagaagagctttgctcgaaacgataaaccatctttctttcctttcctgagtgtctgctaatacattacattatatgtatatgtatgtatgtatgtatatatatacatatatatatactctttatcttttattaaacttttaatacttttgatatatatttaaaataatattaattaattaattttatgtattggcttatgtttttcattgattgatttgcctaatagtggttttatctctaatttaatataatataatataatataatatatttatactataaaattggatttaatcctaaatctgatttttcatgtaagtttggatttatccctaatattttattatatatatatattatatatatatatatatatatattatatatattatatatatatatatatatgtacacacatacatatgcatgttttgcTTTTACTTATCCATGTTTCAGGATGATCAATTTCTCGTTGGTCATACAGTGAAGATAATTGAAGACATTCAAAAAGTTAAAAAGTTACAGGAAGGACATGGCGGATGGAATGATGATATGGTATCGGTGAGTATATTTCAGAAATTGTTCTTCCCCCACATTTAGCCTGATCCAGCAGATATACCATCAAGCATGTTTCAAACGGGATCATCGTGCATTTATTTTCGAAACATTATATACTtttgcacgcacatgcacacgtatataaatacactcacacacacacacacacacacacatacatacacgcacacaaacacacacatatatatatatatatatacatatatatatatatatatatatatatatatatatatatatatatatatatatatatatatatatatatatatatatatgcatgtatatctatatatatatatatacttgtatgcatatatgtatattctccctctctctctcatcctctcacaAGAATAGCCAGCTGCAAAAAGTTGTTTCTCTTACACGATAAAGCAAGGCCGCATGTGTCTCAAATAACTCAGGAACAGATTATGGCACTAAATATGGAAGTTTACGCTTATCATGCTTACTCTCCAAAACTTGCTTTATCTACTGTCTAATCATTGCAAGAAATTTTAAAGAGAAAGCAGATTCAAAATTATATTGATTGTTTCTTCGCTTCAGAATCAAACATTTGTGACACAGGTAGGACTATGTTATCGATAATGATGGCAAATATAATTTTCGTTAAATATATCAACTAAAACCAAAGCGGCATGTAATTTTTATCATCTTGAAATACGATAAGAATGTTCTTAGATTACAATTTTGAGGTTTACACATGCGATTATTCAAATTAATGTCAAAGAGTAGTAATACGACAAAATATAAGTCAAATTACACAACAGTCCATTAATTGTGTAAAAAGAggggtattttttcttttaatttggcCTGGGATTTTCTTGAGTATTTGACTTCATTTAAATAATTTgctgctttatttttaccctttcatcacaaattttatatattaattttgtttgtaGATATTAGGAAAAACCGCTAAGGTAAAGCTAGTGTTACCAACGGTGCTTTGCTTGTGTCAGTGTCTGGTAAAATGTGTTCCCTCAACCCGAAGTGCTGTAGAAAGGTATCGCATAGTGTGGACGATGATGATAGCGACTCTGGTAAGTTTTTGTGATTTTACTATCATCTAAACACATTTATAAACCGAATAACTTTTATTTGGAAAGATTGGGACGTATCAAACAATATTCTTTAGGCACTGATCTGTACTTCTCATCAATGGAATGTTTTATAGATCAGAAAATTCTGAAATTCCCAAGTTTACTACGAGGTCGGATGTGGTGACgaggtggtagaatcgttagttcgCCAGACGAAGTTCATATTAGCTGTCGCCTGGCTTATTAGCTCAACTACCGCCAAAGttaacattgtctttcatcctttcgggtcgataacaAAAATAGTAGTGAAGTACTtgagccgatataatcgactaaccacctccaaaatttgaaacaattatgttATAAAGCAAGGTAGTACCATTAAGAAAGTCTGTAAGAAAGTCTATACGTCTCTAAAGTAAACGTAGTATAGACATCACAGATTAATTCTCAGGTAGAGGAGAGCTGAAATATCACCTCCTTCATCCAGGGCTAATGTCTCTAACGTTGGAAGTTAGTTTCGAAAACGATCCTTTTCGACCAGTACCAATGTAAAGTACAGGTATAGCTTTCATGTTCCTCCAATTCTAGCATATTATCTTTTGTTAGTTTTTGCaaactattaatttatatttggGCCACAGATATGATGTTATAAGTTTCGCGGATACTCAGATTTTTTTGTCTGAAAATTTCTTGCAGTAATGTAGTGGCAGTGAACCTTTACTTGATACTGGAGAGTAATTGTGTATCTTGTATAATGTATTGTCGGTTTGTATTATGGTTTTTTGTCGGTAGTATACAATGTGTTATCGGAGCTGTTCTATATATCGTGGGTCTCATGTAAAGTGCTTTTTTACAGTGGCCTTATATAAAGTATAGTGTAACTTACATAATGTTCCGTAACTCTTATATATACTGTAGATCTTATGTAATGTGCTATGGGGTTCATAAAACGAACTTGGTGTTTGTTATTTCGGGAATATATTTTAGATGATTCACGTCTTCATAACAAACTGATTCCTTGATGCTGATACTTTTATCTCGATGTAGTTATTTCACTGTCCATTTTTCTTAACACTATGTGAATGGTGAGATCCGTAACTAAACAAGAGACCAATGACGTTCGATTTTACGTACATTGAgttttgataactggtgttgaccTTTAAAACATTATATCAATGGTTAGTGTTTGGTTCCTGCTTTCCTTTTCTGGTGTACACTGAAATTATGTATTTAACCAGTTTATACAATCTGTACATAGACGTTCACTCGGTTTTACCTGTGTACGAAGAAGGCACGGAAGTAATCTGAACCAAGTGCCAAGAGTTAGATATCACATTTATGTCCAGCTTACCCGGGAATGGGTGGAGACATATGAAATTGTATCGTTACCATGTCTTGAAATTCTGGAAAGTCTTACAAAGGAGAAGCTTTGAGGTACCTTAGGCTCAGGCCAAAGTAACATTAAGAAGCTTTAGCGAGAGTAAAACTAAGATAGTACTTACTAGAATGATGTTCCTTGGACCCCGTATCCAATGACACAAAATGCCTGTTATGGCTTTGCCCCCCGCCCCGATAACTTTTATAGATGTAATAAGTGGTATATTGTTAGATCTCTTCCGGAATAATAAGTATATTTTAGTCTTGAGTTACGAAATTACTTATTTCAGGACTATGTTTAAGAAGTTTCAGATGTACACAAACTTCTTTCAAGTTCATGTGATTACCGTTTGAAATTTAGCTcgtattgaatgtatgtatgtatgtatgtatgtatgtatgtatgtattatgtatatgtgtgtgtgtgtgtatgtgtgtgtgtgtatgtgtgtgtgtgtgtgtgtgtgtgtgtgtgtgtgtgtgtgtatgcatgtgtgtatacactacttattttcattatatacgaggtggtatcaaaaggttcccgaactacttttgtttaattttaaaaaataataacttctttacctaagttttaacatattTTCCTTCGAAATAGATACCTTGTGCTGCGATACCCCAGTGTCAGCTTTCct is drawn from Octopus sinensis unplaced genomic scaffold, ASM634580v1 Contig06878, whole genome shotgun sequence and contains these coding sequences:
- the LOC115227682 gene encoding E3 ubiquitin-protein ligase MIB1-like isoform X3 gives rise to the protein MDSNASTSVFNAGDRVSLSEDINTVKLLQEGHGGWTPFMANFIGQVGIVQGLNNVDDVIVKFEELGNKLWRFNPKALTKIDKFNVGDAVRILDDTEKVKRYQVNHGGWISDMTSVLGKIGTIKIAFPDGDLLVSVSGKIFLFNPLCCTKVPQSMKVGEEDDARMMEMMEQFFNATPDFRSLLQSLHGIVDGSEGQDDQFLVGHTVKIIEDIQKVKKLQEGHGGWNDDMVSILGKTAKVKLVLPTVLCLCQCLVKCVPSTRSAVERYRIVWTMMIATLNQWMTCYKSSLI
- the LOC115227682 gene encoding E3 ubiquitin-protein ligase MIB2-like isoform X1 encodes the protein MDSNASTSVFNAGDRVSLSEDINTVKLLQEGHGGWTPFMANFIGQVGIVQGLNNVDDVIVKFEELGNKLWRFNPKALTKIDKFNVGDAVRILDDTEKVKRYQVNHGGWISDMTSVLGKIGTIKIAFPDGDLLVSVSGKIFLFNPLCCTKVPQSMKVGEEDDATSSMMEMMEQFFNATPDFRSLLQSLHGIVDGSEGQDDQFLVGHTVKIIEDIQKVKKLQEGHGGWNDDMVSILGKTAKVKLVLPTVLCLCQCLVKCVPSTRSAVERYRIVWTMMIATLNQWMTCYKSSLI
- the LOC115227682 gene encoding E3 ubiquitin-protein ligase mib1-like isoform X2; translation: MDSNASTSVFNAGDRVSLSEDINTVKLLQEGHGGWTPFMANFIGQVGIVQGLNNVDDVIVKFEELGNKLWRFNPKALTKIDKFNVGDAVRILDDTEKVKRYQVNHGGWISDMTSVLGKIGTIKIAFPDGDLLVSVSGKIFLFNPLCCTKVPQSMKVGEEDDATSMMEMMEQFFNATPDFRSLLQSLHGIVDGSEGQDDQFLVGHTVKIIEDIQKVKKLQEGHGGWNDDMVSILGKTAKVKLVLPTVLCLCQCLVKCVPSTRSAVERYRIVWTMMIATLNQWMTCYKSSLI